Proteins encoded in a region of the Polyodon spathula isolate WHYD16114869_AA chromosome 9, ASM1765450v1, whole genome shotgun sequence genome:
- the LOC121320987 gene encoding serine/arginine repetitive matrix protein 2-like isoform X1, translating into MATNIEQIFRDFVMNKIKEIQDEEQHTGVESDAQPNGGVMPDLDKQDARDEAPGIEGNQEELTQTTESVQSGTVEAQESSQPDTEANVIAQSSQAGEESGSKEGSETPRKKNKKHKRHKSKKKKKKRKEEKRSRSRSGSSSESGVESDSELRSRSSVKSANVIPTVKETGASEEAPIAHRAQKEGEIEQTMEQDPSGTAEEQGNTQPAGEESGGETHRSKSKKQKKHTNKKKKKKKKKEEKEEKISRSRSRSESTSGSGTDSESELKRFSLDSLLNSSDSQVDRPGAAVDKVVNTCTSLEPRLEKDLSPPTGVVSDTSVTEMQLPAGITEVSTSKQNGCSSGEIVIAPVHADVFDSTKGKDSDFVVKPEEKQAELVKETETKKDMSNPLAVKRESSEVKKTRESLSRSRSRSGSKKHSSRQTPSKKSRSRSRSRQCALGKFSSRRGRSSSRRRSRSTSKKVRSQSSTKSEKRHSRSRSVKRRSRSRSHLKLSRKSRSVSFKRSKRSKSRSRTRNRRSRSRSVRRKHSKSRSQSRNKRSRSKSRSRSPRRRKRTRSRSQHRTRRSKSRSHSRTRQSKSRSITRNRRSRSRSPRRIKRSRSRCIVRNRRSKSRSPRRNRRSKSKSPLRSGHSKSRSLKKSRRTRSRSPRRNRRSKSRSPRRNRRSKSRSPRRNRRSKSRSPRRNRRSKSRSPRRNRRSKSRSPRRNRRSKSRSPRRNRRSKSGSPRRNRRSKSRSPRRNRRSKSRSPRRNRRSKSRSLRRNRRSKSRSPRRNRRSKSGSLRRNRRSKSGSPRRNRRSKSRSPARRMRSKSLGRNRSRSKSQRRNKRSKCSSLDRHRRSKSKSPKQKRHSKSKSPKRNKRSKSKSPTRNKLSRSRSPSKDKMSESRSPSEDKRSQSRSPSEDKRSQSRSPSEDKRSQSRSPSEDKRSQSRSPSEDKRSQSRSPSKDKRSQSRSPSKDKRSQSRSPSKDKRSQSRSPSKDKRSQSRSPSEDKRSQSRSPSEDKRSQSRSPSKDKRSQSRSPSKDRRSESRSPERSKLSGSKSPTKESNSGSPAKDQCYKPITPLKMETSTSPKPERTLGSVSPTTDISTGPLCAMMEEDSVPQSFAADRFSKSGSPIKVDCSELEFPVTNSSSLVNRRCIEVSSLIKDVKSNIMTDTTWAALSPMIANCLTTESTTVDEHPVRSASPSIDSSYKTSSLLREKSPPSVSSEFSESGSPKPQQCSRSESPVTEKDLTPKSPPSIGQPLTSPLTQTFELKPEFTMSDKCFKFESSQSDSNSQSKSPATQSHSRSASPVNVESSKSRSPTSDRCSKSESPTREDISVSTPADRQSESKPPVANIFTGCSTPCIGQPQSSCPPKAEMPSESLSPARGTCSRPLSPAAEDCPTSVPETDGCPKSPITEKHSKSPGREQSSKSKSPAESACIKPEVPTKMNRSKSRSPSTNTKSSTRNKSSKSRSPSVKKHSKSSKQKKCSRSGSPAKKSKSPSRRKRSRSPVRKKHSKSRSSSQKKRSKSRSPARKKRSKSRSPIRRKRSRSATRRKRSKSRSPKRRRSKSRSPVRKKRSKSRSHGRNRRSKSRSPARRKRSRSKSPAKKRSRSRSATRARRSRSKTRSVSRPRRKSRSVSRDRRSRSAERRRRRRARYRSRSIERWRRSRSFNRRRVSRSPVLLLRRRRSISRTRRSPSKTPPRLTELDKAQLLEIAKANAAAMCAKAGVPIPQSLKPTVIMQLPLPLPIPPPVEEKKKVVQKVTNSTILELTEKCKQIAESKEDENEVLNKPHVSDDEEEEQPFGGQGARLGELKGISFSLSNPSVKPAARTEVALTKDFPVSSGSQHRKKEGDGAYGEWVLVDKGAEKESKDNVFTDTPVQPVDITLAMNERAVAQKKLAENPFDINAICMLSRAQEQVDAWAQSSNLPGRFTGSTGAQVLSAEELSSSGPQAWIRKDQFLRAAPVAGGVGEFLMRKMGWREGEGLGKYREGNTEPILIDFKTDRKGLVAEGEKTQKSVNLTVMKDLLGKHPISALMELCNKRKWSPPEFVLVHDNGPDHRKNFLFKVMLNGSEYQPSKASPTKKLARAMAATVALQAMGELSKEGMGNGPTFTSASS; encoded by the exons TGTGGAGAGCGATGCCCAGCCAAATGGAGGTGTGATGCCTGATTTGGATAAGCAAGATGCCAGAGATGAGGCTCCTGGGATCGAAGGAAACCAGGAAGAGCTGACCCAGACAACAGAAAGTGTTCAGTCCGGAACTGTTGAGGCGCAAGAGAGCTCTCAGCCTG ATACAGAAGCCAATGTGATTGCACAGAGCTCGCAGGCTGGAGAAGAGAGTGGCAGCAAAGAAGGGAGCGAGACCCCCAGGAAGAAGAACAAGAAGCATAAGAGACACAagagcaagaagaagaagaagaaacggAAGGAGGAGAAGAGGTCCCGCTCCCGATCGGGTAGCAGCTCGGAGTCTGGAGTGGAGTCTGACTCGGAACTGCGGTCACGCTCCAG TGTGAAGAGTGCCAATGTGATTCCTACTGTGAAGGAGACTGGGGCCAGCGAAGAGGCTCCCATCGCCCACAGGGCACAGAAGGAGGGAGAGATTGAGCAAACAATGGAACAGGACCCTTCTGGGACTGCAGAGGAACAAGggaacacacagccag CTGGAGAAGAGAGTGGTGGTGAAACACACAGAAGCAAATCCAAGAAGCAAAAAAAGCatacaaacaagaaaaagaaaaagaagaaaaaaaaggaggagaaagaagagaagatatCACGATCTCGCTCGAGATCGGAGAGCACTTCAGGATCTGGGACAGATTCTGAATCTGAATTAAAAAGGTTTTCGTTGGATTCTCTGTTAAACTCCTCAGACAGCCAGGTGGACAGGCCTGGTGCTGCTGTTGATAAAGTGGTTAACACTTGTACGTCGCTGGAGCCAAGACTTGAAAAGGATTTAAGTCCTCCAACAGGGGTGGTATCTGACACTAGTGTCACTGAAATGCAACTTCCAGCAGGCATTACAGAAGTTTCCACCTCAAAACAAAATGGTTGTTCATCAGGAGAGATTGTCATTGCCCCTGTTCATGCAGATGTTTTCGACTCTACTAAAGGTAAGGACTCTGATTTTGTTGTGAAACCTGAGGAAAAGCAAGCTGAACTTGTTAAAGAGACTGAAACAAAGAAAGACATGAGTAACCCGCTGGCAGTTAAAAGAGAAAGCAGTGAAGTGAAAAAGACGAGAGAGAGTCTTTCAAGGTCTCGATCCCGTTCAGGATCCAAGAAACACAGCTCTAGACAGACCCCATCTAAGAAGAGTCGTAGCCGGTCAAGGAGCCGGCAATGTGCTTTAGGAAAGTTTAGCTCAAGAAGGGGTCGTTCCTCGTCAAGAAGGCGATCAAGGTCGACTTCCAAAAAGGTGCGAAGTCAATCTTCAACCAAGTCTGAAAAAAGGCATTCCAGATCAAGATCAGTCAAGCGTAGGTCGAGATCCCGGTCTCACCTAAAGTTAAGCCGTAAGTCGAGATCGGTATCCTTTAAAAGGTCTAAGCGCTCAAAATCTAGGTCTCGCACAAGAAACAGAAGGTCTAGGTCTAGATCGGTCAGGCGTAAGCACTCAAAATCGAGATCCCAATCACGAAACAAGCGCTCAAGGTCAAAATCGAGGTCTAGATCACCAAGACGAAGAAAGCGAACACGTTCTAGATCCCAACATAGAACCAGACGGTCAAAATCTAGATCCCACTCAAGAACCAGACAGTCTAAATCTAGGTCTATCACAAGGAACAGGCGTTCAAGATCTAGATCACCCAGACGAATCAAGCGATCTCGTTCCAGATGCATAGTAAGAAACAGACGTTCAAAATCTAGGTCACCCAGGAGAAACAGGAGGTCTAAATCTAAGTCACCTTTGCGAAGCGGGCACTCAAAATCTAGATCCCTCAAGAAAAGTAGGAGGACAAGGTCTAGGTCTCCCAGGAGAAACAGGCGCTCAAAATCTCGATCCCCCAGGAGAAACAGGCGCTCAAAATCTCGATCCCCCAGGAGAAACAGGCGCTCAAAATCTCGATCCCCCAGGAGAAACAGACGCTCAAAATCTCGATCCCCCAGGAGAAACAGGCGCTCAAAATCTCGATCCCCCAGGAGAAACAGGCGCTCAAAATCTCGATCCCCCAGGAGAAACAGGCGCTCAAAATCTGGATCCCCCAGGAGAAACAGGCGCTCAAAATCTCGATCCCCCAGGAGAAACAGGCGCTCAAAATCTCGATCCCCCAGGAGAAACAGGCGCTCAAAATCTCGATCTCTCAGGAGAAACAGGCGCTCAAAATCTCGATCCCCCAGGAGAAACAGGCGCTCAAAATCTGGATCCCTTAGGAGAAATAGGCGCTCAAAATCTGGATCCCCTAGAAGAAATAGGCGCTCAAAATCTAGATCTCCAGCAAGACGCATGAGGTCTAAATCTCTTGGGAGGAATAGATCTAGATCAAAATCGCAGAGACGAAATAAGCGATCAAAGTGTAGCTCCCTAGACAGACATAGGAGGTCTAAATCTAAATcacccaaacaaaaaagacactCAAAATCTAAGTCTCCCAAAAGAAACAAGCGTTCAAAATCGAAGTCTCCTACAAGAAACAAGCTCTCCAGATCTAGATCCCCCTCAAAGGACAAGATGTCTGAATCTAGATCCCCCTCAGAGGACAAGAGGTCCCAATCTAGATCCCCCTCAGAGGACAAGAGGTCCCAATCTAGATCCCCCTCAGAGGACAAGAGGTCCCAATCTAGATCCCCCTCAGAGGACAAGAGGTCCCAATCTAGATCCCCCTCAGAGGACAAGAGGTCCCAATCTAGATCCCCCTCAAAGGACAAGAGGTCCCAATCTAGATCCCCCTCAAAGGACAAGAGGTCCCAATCTAGATCCCCCTCAAAGGACAAGAGGTCCCAATCTAGATCCCCCTCAAAGGACAAGAGGTCCCAATCTAGATCCCCCTCAGAGGACAAGAGGTCCCAATCTAGATCCCCCTCAGAGGACAAGAGGTCCCAATCTAGATCCCCCTCAAAGGACAAGAGGTCCCAATCTAGATCCCCCTCAAAGGACAGGAGATCTGAATCTAGATCGCCAGAAAGAAGCAAGCTCTCAGGAAGTAAATCACCGACCAAAGAGTCTAACTCTGGATCCCCTGCCAAAGACCAGTGTTACAAACCTATAACCCCATTAAAAATGGAAACATCTACTTCCCCCAAACCAGAAAGGACGTTGGGATCAGTGTCTCCAACAACAGATATATCTACAGGACCTCTTTGTGCAATGATGGAAGAAGACTCAGTGCCACAATCTTTTGCAGCAGACAGATTTTCAAAGTCTGGCTCTCCCATTAAAGTTGATTGCTCAGAATTAGAATTTCCAGTGACCAATTCATCTTCTCTTGTGAACAGAAGATGCATAGAAGTTTCTTCACTGATTAAAGACGTAAAGTCTAATATTATGACAGACACTACTTGGGCAGCATTATCCCCTATGATAGCAAACTGTTTAACAACTGAAAGCACCACAGTAGATGAGCATCCAGTAAGATCGGCATCTCCCTCAATAGATAGTAGTTATAAAACCAGTTCTTTGTTGAGGGAAAAGTCCCCACCATCTGTATCCTCAGAGTTTTCTGAAAGTGGGTCTCCAAAACCACAGCAGTGCTCAAGATCGGAATCCCCAGTAACAGAAAAGGACTTGACTCCTAAATCGCCTCCCTCTATAGGCCAACCTTTAACATCCCCTTTGACCCAGACTTTTGAGCTGAAACCTGAATTTACCATGTCAGACAAGTGCTTTAAATTTGAATCCTCCCAGTCAGACAGTAACTCACAATCCAAATCGCCAGCAACACAGAGTCATTCGAGATCTGCATCACCAGTAAATGTTGAGTCCTCTAAATCTCGGTCCCCTACATCAGATCGGTGTTCAAAATCCGAGTCCCCTACAAGGGAAGATATTTCAGTATCAACTCCTGCTGACAGACAATCTGAGTCTAAACCTCCAGTGGCAAACATTTTTACAGGGTGTAGTACTCCCTGTATAGGGCAACCTCAAAGTTCTTGCCCCCCTAAAGCAGAGATGCCTTCAGAATCTTTATCCCCAGCTCGAGGCACTTGTTCGCGACCTCTATCTCCGGCAGCGGAGGATTGTCCAACATCTGTGCCGGAGACAGACGGATGTCCAAAATCTCCCATTACAGAAAAGCATTCAAAATCCCCAGGGCGAGAACAGAGCTCAAAATCTAAATCTCCTGCAGAAAGTGCATGTATTAAACCTGAAGTGCCTACAAAAATGAATCGTTCAAAATCTCGGTCTCCTTCGACGAACACAAAGTCCTCCACTAGAAACAAGAGTTCAAAATCTAGATCCCCCTCAGTAAAGAAACACTCAAAATCCTCCAAGCAGAAGAAGTGTTCCAGGTCTGGATCTCCTGCTAAAAAGTCAAAGTCTCCATCAAGGAGGAAGAGATCTAGATCCCCAGTGAGAAAGAAACATTCCAAATCTAGATCTTCCAGTCAGAAGAAGAGGTCTAAATCGAGATCACCTGCAAGAAAGAAGAGATCAAAATCTAGATCCCCCATAAGAAGAAAGAGGTCTAGGTCCGCTACAAGAAGGAAGCGATCAAAATCCAGATCCCCTAAAAGAAGACGATCAAAATCCAGATCACCTGTTAGAAAGAAGCGGTCAAAATCCAGGTCCCATGGAAGGAACAGACGTTCAAAATCGAGATCGCCTGCAAGAAGAAAAAGGTCAAGATCTAAATCCCCTGCAAAGAAGCGCTCAAGATCAAGATCAGCCACTCGAGCAAGGCGCTCAAGGTCCAAGACTCGCTCTGTCTCAAGACCCCGAAGGAAGTCGCGCTCAGTGTCCCGAGACAGGAGGTCTCGCTctgcagagaggaggaggaggaggagagccaGGTACCGGAGCAGGTCCATCGAGCGCTGGAGGAGGTCCAGGTCCTTCAACAGGAGGAGGGTCTCCAGATCTCCGGTGCTGCTGCTGAGGAGGAGAAGGTCAATATCCAGGACCCGGAGGAGCCCCAGCAAGACCCCTCCACGCCTCACAGAGCTGG ATAAGGCCCAGCTGCTAGAGATAGCGAAAGCTAACGCTGCTGCCATGTGTGCTAAGGCTGGTGTGCCCATACCCCAGAGCCTGAAACCTACTGTCATAATGCAGCTGCCGTTACCACTGCCAATCCCCCCGCCTGTTGAGGAGAAGAAGAAGGTGGTCCAGAAAGTGACCAACAGCACCATTCTGGAGCTCACAGAG AAGTGCAAGCAGATTGCAGAGAGCAAGGAGGACGAGAATGAGGTGTTGAACAAGCCGCACGTGTctgatgatgaagaggaggagcagCCCTTCGGAGGCCAGGGTGCCAGGCTGGGAGAGCTCAAGGGCATTTCCTTCAGTCTCAGT AACCCCTCGGTGAAGCCGGCTGCCAGGACGGAGGTGGCACTGACCAAGGACTTCCCAGTGTCCTCGGGCTCGCAGCACAGGAAGAAGGAGGGAGACGGTGCCTATGGGGAGTGGGTTCTTGTCGACAAGGGGGCGGAGAAGGAAAGCAAGGACAACGTCTTCACAGACACACCTGTACAG CCTGTGGACATCACACTGGCAATGAACGAGAGAGCCGTGGCACAGAAGAAGCTGGCAGAAAACCCCTTCGATATCAACGCCATTTGTATGCTGAGTCGAGCACAGGAGCAG GTGGACGCGTGGGCCCAGTCCAGCAACCTGCCAGGCCGCTTCACAGGGAGCACCGGCGCCCAGGTCCTGTCTGCAGAAGAGCTCTCCTCCAGTGGACCCCAAGCCTGGATACGAAAG GACCAGTTCCTGCGGGCGGCCCCAGTGGCTGGAGGGGTGGGCGAGTTCCTCATGAGGAAGATGGGCTGGCGAGAGGGGGAAGGACTCGGCAAGTACAGGGAGGGGAACACGGAGCCCATCCTGATAGACTTCAAAACCGACCGCAAAG GTTTGGTTGCTGAGGGGGAGAAGACTCAAAAGTCTGTTAACTTAACCGTCATGAAGGATCTGTTAG GGAAGCACCCGATCTCAGCACTGATGGAGCTCTGCAACAAGAGGAAGTGGTCACCCCCCGAGTTCGTTCTGGTTCATGACAACGGCCCTGACCATCGCAAGAACTTCCTGTTCAAG GTGATGTTGAATGGAAGTGAGTACCAGCCCAGCAAGGCAAGTCCCACCAAGAAGCTCGCCAGGGCCATGGCGGCCACTGTGGCTCTGCAGGCCATGGGCGAGTTGTCCAAAGAGGGCATGGGAAATGGACCGACCTTCACTTCTGCCAGCAGTTAA